A single region of the Phyllostomus discolor isolate MPI-MPIP mPhyDis1 chromosome 14, mPhyDis1.pri.v3, whole genome shotgun sequence genome encodes:
- the GPR88 gene encoding probable G-protein coupled receptor 88: MTNSSSESASSTAGGSLLLLCEEEGSWAGRRIPVSLLYSGLAIGGTLANGMVIYLVSSFRKLQTTSNAFIVNGCAADLSVCALWMPQEAVLGLLPASAAGPPGSWDGAGGSYRLLRGALLGLGLTVSLLSHCLVALNRYLLITRAPATYQALYQRRHTAGMLALSWALALGLVLALPPWAPRPGPAAKGVHYPALLAAAALLAQTALLLHCYLGIVRRVRVSVKRVSVLNFHLLHQLPGCAAAAAALPAAPRAPGPGAPALPALSAPAPPLPAPLQPRRAQRRLSGLSVLLLCCVFLLATQPLVWVSLASGLALPVPWGVQAASWLLCCALSALNPLLYTWRNEEFRRSVRSVLPGVGEGPAVPAVAQAPLGSRGAAGQQW, from the coding sequence ATGACCAACTCCTCCTCTGAGTCTGCGTCCTCCACGGCCGGGGGGTCGCTGCTGCTGCTCTGCGAGGAAGAGGGGTCGTGGGCCGGCCGGCGCATCCCGGTGTCCCTCCTGTACTCGGGCCTGGCCATCGGGGGCACGCTGGCCAACGGCATGGTCATCTACCTCGTGTCGTCCTTCCGCAAGCTGCAGACCACCAGCAACGCCTTCATCGTCAACGGGTGCGCCGCCGACCTCAGCGTCTGCGCCCTCTGGATGCCGCAGGAGGCGGTGCTGGGGCTGCTGCCAGCCAGCGCGGCCGGGCCCCCGGGGAGCTGGGACGGAGCAGGGGGCAGCTACCGCCTGCTGCGGGGCGcgctgctgggcctgggcctcaccGTGTCCCTGCTGTCTCACTGCCTCGTGGCGCTGAACCGCTACCTGCTCATCACCCGGGCGCCCGCCACCTACCAGGCGCTGTACCAGCGGCGCCACACGGCGGGCATGCTGGCGCTGTCCTGGGCGCTGGCGCTGGGCCTCGTGCTGGCGCTGCCGCCCTGGGCGCCGCGCCCCGGCCCCGCGGCCAAGGGCGTGCACTACCCCGCGCTGCTGGCGGCCGCGGCGCTGCTGGCGCAGACCGCGCTGCTGCTGCACTGCTACCTGGGCATCGTGCGCCGCGTGCGCGTCAGCGTCAAGCGGGTCAGCGTGCTCAACTTCCACCTGCTGCACCAGCTGCCCGGCTGCGCGGCCGCCGCCGCTGCGCTCCCCGCCGCCCCGCGCGCGCCCGGCCCCGGCGCCCCCGCGCTCCCCGCGCTCTCCGCGCCCGCGCCGCCCCTGCCGGCTCCGCTGCAGCCCCGCCGCGCGCAACGACGGCTCAGCGGCCTGTCGGTGCTGCTGCTGTGCTGCGTCTTCCTGCTGGCCACGCAGCCGCTCGTGTGGGTCAGCCTGGCCAGCGGCCTCGCGCTGCCCGTGCCCTGGGGCGTGCAGGCGGCCAGCTGGCTCCTGTGCTGCGCGCTGTCTGCGCTCAACCCGCTGCTCTACACCTGGAGGAACGAGGAGTTCCGCCGCTCCGTGCGCTCCGTCCTGCCCGGCGTGGGTGAGGGGCCCGCTGTGCCCGCCGTGGCCCAGGCGCCGCTGGGCTCCCGCGGCGCCGCGGGCCAGCAGTGGTGA